In the Nicotiana tabacum cultivar K326 chromosome 16, ASM71507v2, whole genome shotgun sequence genome, one interval contains:
- the LOC142170438 gene encoding uncharacterized protein LOC142170438: MKEIIWNVRYSRTNATVKKNGRLQKEDRLSYSSGELVYAKCDAVERIELWDSLYAMASDMTIPWAEEDCIFKRLDRCLANLEFQQRFPGVEITHLSKIGSDHCPMLIKCDIETPPIKKPFRFLNFWVKHETFKSVVKANWQADFSADPFILFNHKLKKLKKALSSWSKSTYGDTFQRIAILEEVFLVHERQFEARPTQQNRERLHLVQAQLIRYLAIEEAFWKQKSGMLWFKHGDRNTKFFHAQVNGRRKRLKISRIQNSMGNSLEEEDQIAEEAINFYKDQFTETVVPNAFGIIDQVPCLEQAGFVKGRSNVENVLLTQEIITDIRIRTKVGPNVVIKLDMMKAYDRLSWLFLTKMFRKLGFSERFIVLVFDIVGNNWYYVLVNRQSHGLFKSSRGVKQGDPLSPTLFILAAEALSRGLNALHLNLYFCGFGMPKWSPKINHLAYADDTIMFSSSDATSLQLVMEILNSYEVASG; this comes from the exons ATGAAGGAAATCATATGGAATGTAAG GTATTCTAGAACCAATGCAACAGTCAAGAAAAATGGAAGGCTACAGAAGGAGGATCGGCTTAGCTACAGTAGTGGTGAAT TAGTTTATGCAAAGTGTGATGCTGTAGAAAGAATAGAACTATGGGATTCTCTGTATGCTATGGCTAGTGACATGACAATTCCATG GGCAGAGGAAGATTGTATTTTCAAGAGGTTAGATAGATGTCTTGCAAACTTAGAGTTTCAGCAGAGGTTCCCAGGTGTAGAAATCACACATCTATCCAAGATAGGATCTGATCATTGTCCTATGCTTATAAAGTGTGATATTGAAACTCCTCCAATTAAGAAACCTTTTAGGTTCCTTAATTTTTGGGTGAAGCATGAGACGTTTAAATCAGTAGTGAAAGCTAATTGGCAGGCAGATTTTAGTGCAGATCCATTCATTCTGTTCAATCATAAactgaagaaattgaagaaggcTTTGTCTAGTTGGAGTAAATCTACATATGGGGATACATTTCAAAGGATTGCAATCTTGGAAGAAGTGTTTCTGGTACATGAGAGACAATTTGAAGCAAGGCCAACTCAACAGAATAGGGAAAGGTTACACTTGGTCCAAGCTCAGCTCATCAGATATCTTGCAATTGAAGAAGCCTTTTGGAAGCAAAAATCTGGTATGCTTTGGTTTAAGCATGGTGATAGGAACACTAAGTTCTTCCATGCTCAGGTAAATGGTAGAAGGAAAAGATTAAAAATTAGTAGAATCCAAAATAGTATGGGCAATTCATTGGAGGAGGAGGATCAAATAGCAGAAGAAGCTATCAACTTTTACAAGGATCAATTTACTGAAACTGTGGTTCCAAATGCCTTTGGTATTATTGACCAGGTGCCTTGTCTG GAACAAGCTGGCTTTGTGAAAGGAAGAAGTAATGTGGAAAATGTGTTACTGACTCAAGAGATAATAACAGATATCAGGATAAGAACAAAAGTTGGACCAAATGTAGTGATTAAGCTAGATATGATGAAAGCCTATGATAGGCTATCATGGTTGTTTCTGACCAAAATGTTCAGGAAGCTGGGGTTTAGTGAGAGGTTCATTGTCTTGGTGTTTGATATTGTAGGGAATAACTGGTATTATGTGCTTGTAAATAGACAATCCCATGGTCTTTTCAAGTCATCAAGAGGGGTTAAACAAGGTGATCCACTCTCACCTACATTGTTTATATTGGCAGCAGAGGCATTATCGAGGGGTCTGAACGCTTTGCACTTGAACCTGTATTTTTGTGGATTTGGAATGCCAAAGTggagtccaaaaataaatcactTGGCGTATGCAGATGATACAATTATGTTTTCGTCCTCTGATGCTACTTCACTACAGCTGGTGATGGAGATATTAAATTCATATGAAGTAGCATCTGGATAG